The following are from one region of the Methyloversatilis discipulorum genome:
- a CDS encoding methyltransferase domain-containing protein translates to MFSLDQQATDTAASELRALLAGMRDAFARGENAMEYARRALGRNDNLSAATLIAYDLQAGAYVRHALSDPAGKQRWCAQLAGLVAPHLPVGGSVMEVGSGEATTLAGLLETLPQRPAAALGFDISWSRCAHGRGWLRQKAQQAELFVADLFHIPLADASVDVVYTSHSLEPNGGRERAALQELLRVARRAVVLVEPIYELAGPEARERMAHHGYVRNLKATAEALGCTVADHRLLDFYVNPLNPSGVVSIVKTDAGEPARPAWRCPLTHAPLMRSESAFSSPDTGLVYPVLDGIPLLCRDHAVLASAYGACIES, encoded by the coding sequence ATGTTTTCTCTTGACCAGCAGGCCACCGACACCGCCGCCTCCGAACTGCGCGCGCTGCTCGCCGGCATGCGCGATGCCTTCGCGCGTGGCGAGAACGCAATGGAATACGCGCGCCGCGCACTCGGACGCAACGACAATCTTTCCGCCGCGACGCTGATTGCCTACGACCTGCAGGCCGGCGCCTACGTGCGTCACGCGCTGTCCGACCCCGCGGGCAAACAGCGCTGGTGCGCTCAGCTCGCCGGGCTGGTCGCGCCTCATCTGCCGGTCGGCGGCTCGGTGATGGAGGTCGGGTCGGGTGAAGCCACCACGCTGGCCGGTCTGCTCGAAACACTGCCGCAGCGGCCGGCGGCTGCGCTCGGGTTCGACATCAGCTGGTCGCGCTGCGCGCACGGCCGCGGCTGGCTGCGGCAGAAGGCGCAGCAGGCGGAGCTGTTCGTGGCCGACCTGTTCCACATTCCGCTGGCCGACGCCAGCGTGGATGTGGTCTATACCTCGCACTCGCTGGAGCCGAACGGGGGCCGCGAACGGGCCGCGCTGCAGGAACTGCTGCGGGTAGCCCGACGCGCGGTGGTGCTGGTCGAACCGATCTACGAACTGGCCGGCCCGGAGGCGCGCGAACGCATGGCGCATCACGGCTATGTGCGCAATCTGAAGGCGACCGCCGAGGCGCTGGGCTGTACGGTCGCCGACCATCGGTTGCTCGATTTCTATGTGAATCCGCTGAACCCGAGCGGCGTCGTGAGCATCGTGAAGACGGACGCCGGTGAACCGGCTCGTCCCGCCTGGCGCTGTCCGCTTACCCATGCGCCGCTGATGCGTTCGGAGAGTGCCTTTTCGTCGCCCGACACCGGCCTGGTCTATCCGGTGCTCGACGGCATTCCGCTGCTGTGCCGCGACCACGCAGTGCTGGCCTCGGCCTACGGAGCTTGCATCGAATCATGA